ctttgcctgcctctccacctactcgtgatctgtcaaataaaatctttaaaaaaaaaaaaaaaattctgtgtacaAATCCCTCCCCCCCAACCAGCTCAGCTCCTAGAGCCTCCGGATCTGGGCACTGGGCAGCAGTGAAGGGACTGGTAACGAGGGGATCTCGTGTTTGCCTTGCTGCGGCAGAGGCCCATCGCTCAGCCCTTAGGGATGCTGCTGGCCTCTGAAAACAATGTCAAGCCTCATTCCTGCACAGAGGGGCCAAGAACTTAATCAAGCTGCAGCAGACTGTCTACATCCTTTCTGCACTAGAGAATGAGTCTACATGGTTCCCAAGCCAGGTGACAGGCAACCCAGCAGCCGGATGTCTCCtgactcccttccttccctctggccaGCTCTGCGCCTCCCAAGCCCAGGGGTAGTTCTCAAGGAAAGTCATAAAATTAATCAACTCTTTTATGTGGCTTATCTTTTTTCTAGCATTTGATCCTAAACAATGTCCATCGACAGAACTGAATTtgactatggggcgcctgggtggctcagtggattaaaacctctgccttctgcccaggttgtggtcccagagtcctgggatcgagccccacatcgggctctctgctcagcagggagcctgcttcccccccctctttctctctctgcctacttgtaatctctgtcaaataaataaaataaaatctttaaaaaaaaaaaagaatttgaccaTGATCTATCCTATTACCCAGCACCTAGATTCTACCATTAATATCTTTTAGCATTTAAAGAATTGACATACACTTTTGAAGTGTCCACTTGTGGTCTTTACTATATTCGACATTGTACAAACATCACCACTAATACCGAAACACTTTCATCACCCCACAAAAAACCCCCTACCCATTAGCAGTTAGTCCtaattcccttcccctcccatcccctgtcaaccattaatctactttgtctctacggatttgtcttttctggacatttcatataaatagaatcatataattCGTGGCCTTTTGTGTTTCATATCTTTTATTTGGCAAAGGTCTTCAGGGTCCTTTGATGTTGTAGCATAGAagagtacttcattcctttttatggtgaataatattccattgtacgaaTAGACTACGTTTCATTCTTCCATTCATCATCCAATGAACATTTGGGCTGTTCTACttcttggctattacaaataaggcCATGAATGTTTCTGTGCAATGTGTCGTGGCGACATAGGTTTCCAATTCTCTCAGGTACATATTtaaggagtggaattgctgggtcatatagtagcTAATGTTACATGTCACTCTTCATGCTTTACCCTCTATCTACCTGTCTCCTGTCTCAACCATCCTTCTAACCAAATATTAATCCATCTCACATTTGTATACACTTGAAAATAAGTTGCAAACATCAGTACACCTCATCCCTAAACTCATCAGCACGTCTATTAACTAGAATTCTAGTATTTGTTTAGTTCTTTTCTTTGCAGGTAAAATGTACATCCAATGAATTCTGTGTGTACGATTCGATGAGTTTTAACATATGCATATACCTGTGAAACCGGACCATCAGGCCCCTTCCAATCCAGTCCTTGCCCCCACACACCCTCGCCAAAGGCAGtctgtcttctgattttttttcccaccaaaaGTTAATTTTGCCTGTTCTGGAACTTCATATAAAGCCATATAGTACGTACTCAGTATACTGTCTCTGAGATGCACCCGTGTTACAGGATGTAGCAATATTCCAGTCCTTTTGGCTGTGGAAAAGGATTCTGCCACCATCACCAGGTGAATGGGCCATCATTGAGCTGCTGTTTTTATGCTGTTTCCAGCTTTTACGGATAAAGCTGCTATGCTCATCAGCCATCGGCTGCAATGTGAACCtacgtttttatttctcttaggtaAATGCCCAAGATTAAAATTCTTTCATTGGGTAAGTATATGTTCAGCTTTCTAAGAAAACTCCAGACCTCTTCccaaagtggttgtactattTTTCATGCCCAAAACGATGTatgagggacccctgggtggctcagtcggttaagtgtctgcttttggctcaggtcatgatcccagggtcctgggatggagccccgcatcaggctccctgctcagaaagaagcctgcttctccctctcccactcctcctggttgtattccctctctctctgtccaatagataaaatcttaaaaaaaaaaaggaacggatcgaaaaagaaaagacacattattaaaaaaaaaaaaaatgtatgtggcTTACCAACTTTGaaccaaagaataaaaacactATTTCCATTTAAACTTCTAAATAATTAGGTGCAGAATATTGTAGCTAATGTCTGTCTGTCTTGACCATACTTTCAAAagaataatgatttaaaataaggggatggggtgggaggttggggtaccaggtggtgggtattatagattgcatggagcgctgggtgtgatgaaaaaataatgaatactgttatgctgaaaataaattaattttttaaaaatttaaaaaaaataaaatgaggggatgccctttcaagataaaaagtgctcaacagggggtcctgggtggctcacttggttaagcatctgccttcagctctggacatgatccctaggtcctgggctctagccccacatcaagctccctgctcagcagcaagtcggcttctctctttccctctgcccctcctccctgctcattctttctctctctctcaaataaatatatatttttaaaaatgctcaatAAGCCAGGAATAGAAGGGAATGTCCTCAACCTGACGAAGCCATCTTTTTataaaaacccacagccaacatcatacttgatgatgaaagactgaatgcttttcccCTCACCATTTATACTCCACATTGTTCTAGGTCTAGACAACTAGACCAGAAATATAAAAGGCTTCcagaccagaaagaaagaagtaaaactatctttatttGTAGATGTTATGATCATatagagagaaaatcctcaggcAGCTACTAAAAagaagtaatgattttttttttttaagattttatttatttatttgacagagagagaaattacaagtaggcagagagaggtgggcagagagagaaggggaagcaggctccctgctgagcagagagcctgatgctgggctctgagatcctgacctgagacaaaagcagagccttaatccactgagccacccaggtatcccaagaaGTAATGAATTTTATGACACCCCGTAGAAGTCCagatttccagggcacctgggtgctgaatgggttaaagcctccgcctttggctcaggtggtgatcccagggtcctgggatcaagccctgcattgggctctctgctcagcggtgagcctgcttcctccctctctctgtgcctacctgtgatctctgtctgtcaaataaataaataaaatcgttaaaaaaaaaaaaaagaagaagaagaagaagtccagATTTCCAAGATGTAAAAATTCACTGTCTTTCTTCAAACTGTCTCTTCCTTTATCCCCACATTCTTCTCTCCACACTTGGCAAGAAAAACgcaactctttttttaagttttttctttttttaaagattttgtttgcttatttgacacagagagagagacagacagaccacaactaggcagagaggcaggcagagagagagagggaagcaagctcctgagcagagagcccgatgtgaggctcaatcccaagaacctgagatcatgacccgagcagaaggcagaagcctaacccactgagccacccaggcgccctaactcAACTCTTTTTAAACAActacccaggggtgcctgggtggctcagtggattaaagcctctgccttcagctcaggtcatgatcctgggatggagcccggaaTGGAGCCCTGGATCGGAATGGAGCCCTccatcgagacccgcatcaggctctctgctcagcggggagcctgcgtcctcctctctctctctctctctctctctctctgcctctccgcctacttgtgatctctgcctgtcaaataaataaataaaatcttaaaacaaacaaacaaacaaacaaaaaacaactaccCACCTATTCCCTCCATGCCATTCCTCCATGAAGGTTTGCTCCTGTTATTACACATCTTGGAACTGCCCACCAAAACCCTTGTTTCTCTTCATCTGGACCCCAGAGTTCCCCTGGTACTCCGTTTCTGAATTAGATTACGGTCCTGCTCAGTATTTTAAGCAGCTCCCTACTGCCTGGCTTCTGTATTTGTGTGTACATGTATTGTggctaatttttaaaacagctttattgacatACTTTACATATGAAATTCACTCCGTTTAAGAGAACgttcaatgatttttagtaaatttactaAGTTAttcaaccatcaccataatctggTTTTGAATATTCCTCTCACCCTAATAATATTATCTCCCCTGGTTGGCTCCTAAGGACTGGACCACCAAAAGTCTATCTACAAGCTTAGAGTTTGGAAGTTAGGCCTGAGGGATTTGGGATTTTGAATAAAGGTCTAACATCTCTGGGCAACAAGACAGCAACGGATCATTTTTCCATgcctcctactttttttttttttttttaaaggaagttttgGTTAATCATTAAGTCAACCACAGTCTCTAGAAGGGTTAAACTCATCCGCATCTCCATTATCatccaaatagttcattttgccctccCGCTTCCTCCCCACACCCAAGAGGATactcccctgctgagctgaggcatttttaaagaactttgtaGCTCACTTCACACCCCCGCCCAAGACCGACTACCTCCTCTCTCCAGGAATGCCAGCCCCGGCCCAGGCCAGCTTGTGCCCACACTCCCGGTCAAGAAACACTCACTGAGGCCTTTCTTCCCAATTCTAACTCTGCCACGGCTCCCCcgtccccgcccccactcccatCGAACCGCTAGGGCCCGGTCTTCCTTTTCATCCCCGTCGGCCTCGTTTCCCTAATCTCCAGGCAGATCCCGAGCCTGAGATCTCCATCCTCGCCTCACTCGCCGGGTCAGCACTTCCCAGACGCTGGCACCCGCACCTCTAACGCGCAAAAGCCAAAACCAGAAGAGTTGACGCGCCTAGAGGAGGGGCGTGTGTGGGTGTAAGCGTCGGTGCTAGTGTGTGGAAGAAACCAACTAAGTCCACGCCGGTGTTCCTTTCCGGGAAATGCCACCCACGCCCGGCTGACAGAGCGAGCATCCGCACCCCAGCGCCTCCCGCACACACCACTCCGGGTTGCCAAGCTCAGAAGCAGCTAGACTTCCCCCTGCACCCGGGCCCAGTGGGCGCCCCGCCCCCCAACGGTACGGCGCACCCCCGGCCCGGCGCGGTGGTAGGGCCCGGCGGCAACGTCACCCATTGTTTACAAATCAACCCGAGCCGGTAGGATTCCGGCTCCCGCGGCTGCAGCCTCTCTGCGCGAGTGTCTGGTGGGCTCCCGCTTCCGCGtccgccccggccccggccccggcccggtCCACGCTTCGGCCTCACCCCCGCGCCCCGCTCCGCCGCGACCCACCGAGTCCTGCCCGCCGCCGAACTCCGGGTGCCCGGGCGGGGGGCCATGCCGtgcgggagggaggaagaagaggaagccgGCGAGGAAGCGGAGggggaggcggaggaggaggaggaggacagcttCCTCCTGCTGGAGCAGTCGGTGACGCTGGGCGGCTCGGGCGAGGTGGACCTGCTGGTGGCCCAGATCGGCGAGACGCTGCAGCTGGACGCGGCGCAGGACAGCCCGGCCTCCCCGTGCGCGCCCCCGGGGCCGCCGCTGCAGCCCCCGCGGCCCCCGGCGTCGGTGCGGGCGGACAAGGCCCGGCCGCCGGCGCTGCCGCTGCTTCTGCCGCCGGCGCCGGCCGATCCGGTGGGCCCGGCGCCCCCGGGGGCCCTGCGCTGCGCCCTCGGGGACCGCGGCCGCGTGCGGGGCCGGGCTGCGCCCTACTTCGTGGCCGAGCTCGCTGCAGGCCCCAGCGCGCTGTCCGCACTGGCCCCTCAGCCCGGCCTTGACGGGCCTTCGGGAGCGGACAAGCCCGGCGCCCCGCAGCCGCTGTCGGGCCCGTGCCGCCGAGGTTGGCTGCGGGGCGCCGCCGCCTCTCGCCGCCTGCAGCAACGACGCGGGCCCCAGCCCGAATCCCGCACCAGCGACGACGACCCGCACCGGCTCCTGCAGCAGCTGGTGCTCTCGGGGAACCTCATCAAGGAGGCGGTGCGGAGGCTTCATTCGAGACGGATGCAGTTACACGCAAAGCTTCCCCAGCGCCCGCTCACCGGGCCTCTCTCGGCCCCAGTGCATGAGCCCCCTTCGCCCCGCAGCCCTCGCGCGACTTGCAGCGACCCCGGAGCGAGCGGGAGGAGGGCGCAGCTCAGAACTGGCGACGGCGTTCTTGTCCCTGGCAGCTAACACCCCGGGAGTAGCCACAGCGCCAGCCTCTGCCTGGAGGGCAAGGCATTCCCCAGAGGGCTGCATCCCTACTCCGACGGGTGAACTCGCGTTTTGGAAGCGGGGATATAAGCTAATGCAGACGGGGAAAGGAAAAACCCCGAATATTTTCGTGGGGGAACTAATGGGGGACCCCGATGCGTTTGAAAAACCGAAGGACTTGGCCCTCTTTGAGGCGGATTACAGAACGCACCCCAAGCTCACATTCAGTAGTGCTCCTTATTTGGCGTGACGAGTCCCAGCGGCGTAGCGTGCAGTTCCACGCAACCTCTCGGGCCCTCCAGCCCGGCAACCATGTGGCCACACTCCACGCGCCTCAGGATCACCGAGCGTCCAAAGGACGAGGACGATCCCAGTTACTTGCTTTACCTTTTCAGGGCTGGTTCCTGATccactggggggagggaggggaacagGAGTAGACCATCATTTCAGGGAGAACCTCAAACTGCCAGACTTGAAAATTTACGACTCTTTAAAAAACCCATCTCGCGTCTTGTGGGTGCTGGTTCTTAATACAAAACACGCGGTACCAAGAAAGGACCATTTGGGGAGTTGGATAGGAGTAACGCGTGTTCTGCCTCCACTTTGCAGCTGGCTGCTGTTCTCAGAGCGGCGGGGGAAGGGCTCGCGCGCGATTGGGATGGGAGGCGGGGGCGGGCGGTGCTGCGGAAGGGTAAGGTGAGGCTCGGAGAgaaccttccttcctctctctcaagtgTTTGCGCAGCCGGCCCCCTCCTCCTCGGGTTCAAGGTCACCGTTTTCTCCGCGCGCGCAGTGTTCCGGGGCTCCAGTAGTGCACAAGAGTTGCCGGGTTGTGCCTGTACTCGGAGAAGTGCTGGGTGTTCTGCAAGTGCTGGAGTCTCTTAAGGACACGCGCACCGCGGCCACCGCGGGTGTGGCGAGGCGGGGACATGCTGGGCGCCGGTGCCTTCCGCGGCGACCGCGCCCTGGGCTTTCATAGAAACGGCCCAGTCTTACCTCGGGTCCCGGCACTCCCCCGCCCCTTCGGCTCTGCTGTCCTACTCCAGGCGGGTGGCGCTGGCGCTCCTGGGGGCccgggctgggggttggggagacgCCACGTGACGGGCACTCCGGGGACACAGCCTCGCACAGCAGCTTATAATGGACTCTCCGGGGCCATTTGCAATAACAGCTGCAATTCCCTGGATAGACAGAGTTgatttcctccctctgcccctcccccagccatgcCAGCTCGCCTTTGTAAGTGAAGGAAACCGAGTAGAAAATGTGACCCTCCAAACGGAGAAGCTGCAGGCTTTGCCATTGTGAAGCGTGGTGAAGTGTTTTTAACATACCATTCGCTTACTCTGAGGGATCAAAAACCGTGTTTTAAACAATTCAATGGCTTGTTCATCGTCCAGATGTGGCTGTTGAGGTATTTACACTTCGCACCGGAGTGTCAGGAATTGTGGCTGTCCTGATTATAGGATTTTAACTTAACTGAAATaacttgtttttaataaatgcattGAGGTTTTTGTTAGGgcctctgttttgtttgtttggttggttttatcTTATTCTTGCCTCCGGTGGGAAAGATGCACAAAACACATTTCTCTAATCCATAAACCTAAAAACACTTGGAATCCTTGTCAGCCTGCCTTGGGGATGGTAATTAGAGCGCCTTTGTGTCTGAGCAGCTCACTAGTTAAGCCGGGTCTGTGTGGCTGGGTGTGTATTGGTGCTGGCAGGAAATTAAATGAAAGTGAGGTCAGGTTTGGGACCAATCCCATTCACTAAAACCTTAGAGTCTTTGGATTACTAGTCCATGATGGAGATGTTTTATGAAGCTGCCTCTGACTGTATCAGCAGAGGACATCAGATCAGGCCATCACGGCAGACTGGGAGGctcatcacctttttttttttccccttctgtggtCATTGAAGACTTGTTTCACAAGGCAGTTCTTAAGGCTGGGGCAGCTCTTGGCTAGGGGCCGATCACGATACAAACCCACGGTGGGAAGGCTGGCTGGCAGTGTCTGAAAGGACTCCTCTCTTTGCCCTTGGCATGTTTGCTGCCATTCTCTACCTAAGCCGTGACCTAACAACCcgtccctgtccctccctccctgagtTACTTCAGTCTGTTCCCTCCTGGAAGGAGCCACAGATTACCCAGGGTTTGAAGCCACTTATTAAATGGGGTCCTTGGACAAGTTGCTCAACTTCTGTGGTCTCTGGTTTCCTCATCCGTGCAACAGAGAAGTGAGATGAGGAAAAGGTTCTCGGCAACTGGCAGGTACTGGAGATCAACAGCCCCGTCCCTACTCCTTCCTTCTCAGCACTGCCCCCTGGCAACCAGACGACTAG
This Neovison vison isolate M4711 chromosome 2, ASM_NN_V1, whole genome shotgun sequence DNA region includes the following protein-coding sequences:
- the FRAT1 gene encoding proto-oncogene FRAT1; translated protein: MPCGREEEEEAGEEAEGEAEEEEEDSFLLLEQSVTLGGSGEVDLLVAQIGETLQLDAAQDSPASPCAPPGPPLQPPRPPASVRADKARPPALPLLLPPAPADPVGPAPPGALRCALGDRGRVRGRAAPYFVAELAAGPSALSALAPQPGLDGPSGADKPGAPQPLSGPCRRGWLRGAAASRRLQQRRGPQPESRTSDDDPHRLLQQLVLSGNLIKEAVRRLHSRRMQLHAKLPQRPLTGPLSAPVHEPPSPRSPRATCSDPGASGRRAQLRTGDGVLVPGS